A region of Panicum virgatum strain AP13 chromosome 8N, P.virgatum_v5, whole genome shotgun sequence DNA encodes the following proteins:
- the LOC120685635 gene encoding prolycopene isomerase, chloroplastic-like, with product MPPLAARVHAPPLLAPAARPAARLRASSGPRGGGGVRRGALASEKPVAVAVAEKAGEGGGGGGWGEGPYDAIVVGSGIGGLVAATQLAAKGARVLVLEKYLIPGGSSGYYRRDGFTFDVGSSVMFGFSDKGNLNLITQALEAVGRKMEVLPDPSTVHFHLPGDLSVLVHRKYEDFVNELISKFPHEKEGILKFYGICWKIFNSLNSLELKSLEEPLYLFGQFFQKPLECLTLAYYLPQNAGDIARKFIKDQELLSFIDAECFIVSTVNALQTPMINASMVLCDRHFGGINYPVGGVGGIATSLADGLVEKGSEIHYKANVTNVILENGKAVGVRLSNGKEFFAKTVISNATRWDTFGKLLKDKELPEEEKNFQKNYVKAPSFLSIHTGVKASVLPAGTDCHHFVLEDDWNNLEKPYGSIFLSIPTVLDPSLAPEGHHILHIFTTAGIEDWEGLSRKEYEEKKEAVANEIIRRLEKKLFPGLQDSIVLKEVGSPKTHRRFLARNDGTYGPMPRSKPKGLLAMPFNTTSIDGLYCVGDSCFPGQGVIAVAFSGVMCAHRVAADIGLEQRSPVLDAGLLGLLRWLRTLA from the exons atgccgccgctcgccgcgcgggTCCACGCCCCGCctctcctcgcccccgccgcccggccggccgcgcgcctccGGGCCTCGAGcgggccccgcggcggcggcggcgtgaggaggGGCGCGCTGGCTTCGGAGAagccggtggcggtggcggtcgcggagaaggccggcgagggcgggggaggaggcggaTGGGGCGAGGGCCCGTACGACGCGATCGTCGTCGGGTCGGGGATCGGCGGGCTGGTGGCGGCGACGCAGCTGGCGGCCAAGGGCGCGCGGGTGCTGGTCCTCGAGAAGTACCTCATCCCGGGGGGAAGCTCCGGGTACTACCGCCGCGACGGGTTCACCTTCGACGTCGGCTCCTCCGTCATGTTCGGCTTCTCCGACAAG GGTAACTTGAATTTGATCACACAAGCACTGGAAGCAGTTGGGCGTAAGATGGAAGTCCTACCTGACCCTTCTACGGTTCATTTCCACCTACCTGGAGATCTTTCTGTCCTTGTGCATAGAAAGTATGAAGACTTCGTCAATGAACTTATCAGCAAATTCCCTCACGAGAAGGAAGGGATCCTTAAGTTCTATGGCATATGTTGGAAG ATCTTCAATTCATTAAATTCATTGGAGCTGAAGTCCCTAGAGGAGCCCCTTTATCTTTTTGGgcaatttttccagaagccTCTAGAATGCTTAACTCTAG CTTATTATTTGCCGCAGAATGCTGGGGATATTGCTCGCAAGTTCATAAAAGATCAGGAGCTACTCTCCTTCATAGATGCCGAG TGTTTCATTGTGAGCACAGTCAATGCCTTGCAAACACCCATGATAAATGCAAGCATG GTGTTGTGCGATAGGCACTTTGGGGGAATTAATTATCCAGTTGGTGGTGTTGGTGGTATTGCGACATCCCTGGCAGATGGCCTTGTTGAAAAGGGTAGTGAAATCCATTACAAGGCGAATGTAACCAATGTTATTCTTGAAAATGGGAAAGCT GTTGGTGTGAGGCTATCGAATGGGAAGGAGTTCTTTGCTAAAACAGTGATATCAAATGCCACAAGATGGGACACCTTTG GAAAGCTCTTGAAAGACAAAGAGCTTCCAGAAGAGGAGAAAAACTTCCAAAAGAATTATGTTAAGGCACCATCATTCCTTTCAATTCATACGGGCGTCAAAGCCTCGGTTTTGCCTGCTGGCACGGACTGCCACCATTTTGTACTTGAG GATGATTGGAATAACTTGGAGAAGCCTTATGGAAGCATATTTCTAAGTATCCCTACAGTTCTTGATCCATCATTAGCTCCTGAAGGACATCATATACTTCATATATTTACTACTGCAGGCATAGAAGATTGGGAG GGTCTTTCGAGGAAGGAGTATGAAGAGAAAAAGGAGGCAGTGGCCAATGAGATTATCAGAAGGCTTGAAAAGAAGTTGTTTCCTGGTCTTCAAGATTCAATAGTCCTCAAAGAG GTAGGCTCACCAAAAACTCACCGGAGATTTCTTGCTCGAAACGATGGTACATATGGACCGATGCCACGCAGTAAACCAAAGGGCTTGCTGGCAATGCCTTTCAACACTACG TCAATAGATGGCCTTTACTGTGTTGGTGACAGCTGTTTTCCTGGGCAAGGTGTCATTGCTGTAGCATTCTCAGGGGTCATGTGTGCTCACCGAGTCGCTGCAGATATTG GGCTAGAGCAAAGATCTCCCGTTCTTGATGCTGGTCTTCTTGGGCTACTGAGATGGTTGAGAACACTTGCATAG
- the LOC120684447 gene encoding uncharacterized protein LOC120684447, with amino-acid sequence MKNWKEVATNRAFNDNRGQWTITNLGCGGSKILWESIGRPFDESVLLWHLATEFCYFDRGGGDSRYDHDTSTYFMISDCKQSRVISNYMAYLLFVNPEMLMTGARPSLFRNAYKRLRAMLLDDHYSRENLHVIPQDDGGKEANKIIQKLKGGAKVSLDSNEKKGSAEGRGVVEDAWELSEELMKLCNDDNDKMWKVIFGVWVEMLCFSASRCRGYLHAKSLGKGGEYLSYIWLLMWRMGMETLADKMQRVPEMPKQEDDSASGGGAEINDTASC; translated from the coding sequence ATGAAAAATTGGAAGGAAGTAGCCACCAACAGGGCCTTCAACGACAACCGAGGCCAGTGGACCATCACGAACCTGGGGTGTGGTGGCAGCAAGATCCTGTGGGAGAGCATAGGGAGGCCGTTCGACGAGAGCGTCCTCCTCTGGCACCTCGCCACAGAGTTCTGCTACttcgaccgcggcggcggcgacagcagATACGACCATGACACCAGCACCTATTTCATGATCAGCGACTGCAAGCAGAGCAGGGTGATCTCCAACTACATGGCGTACCTGCTGTTCGTCAACCCGGAGATGCTCATGACCGGCGCCAGACCTAGCCTGTTCAGAAACGCATACAAGAGGCTCCGTGCCATGCTGCTGGATGACCACTACAGCAGGGAGAACCTCCACGTGATACCACAGGATGATGGCGGGAAGGAGGCCAACAAGATAATCCAGAAGCTCAAGGGTGGTGCAAAAGTCAGCCTcgattcaaatgaaaaaaagggtAGTGCGGAAGGCAGAGGTGTCGTTGAAGACGCTTGGGAGCTCTCCGAGGAGCTCATGAAGCTGTGCAATGATGACAATGATAAGATGTGGAAAGTGATATTCGGTGTGTGGGTGGAGATGCTCTGTTTCTCTGCTAGCAGGTGCAGAGGGTACCTGCACGCCAAGAGCCTGGGAAAGGGCGGAGAGTACCTCTCCTACATCTGGTTGCTCATGTGGCGCATGGGGATGGAAACCTTGGCAGACAAGATGCAGAGGGTGCCGGAGATGCCAAAGCAAGAAGACGACAGTGCTAGTGGTGGAGGCGCTGAGATCAATGACACTGCATCCTGTTGA
- the LOC120684446 gene encoding uncharacterized protein LOC120684446, with translation MDVSDAVQWWEEWQLRILVLGSLFLRYFLYFAAPLRKHCIPSWFRFIIWLAYLGNDALAIYALAVLFNRHKKQEWVSAHREDASLEALWAPILLVHLGGVDAITAYNIEDNELWRRHILTSLSQASVAIYVFQKSWSGDKGLLGAAILIFLAGFLKCFEKPVALKSASISSLMNTISPDTEDDYDITDELYYPFVDMAPRRFGGREESLPKTRLVRGCKHDDLRTALSFAFHRLYTKEQVSSTTMKFIDHITDLKRLRRRRVFGYLLRLVVNPMIFTALGLFHTSHRRRAYNSVDVKVTYTLLSCTASLEYFGCFWHCVVNCLSCYWAYVTLVLHVSSQQSIFSPWPDRIAQYSLIGYLASKRKHRFLTSITAILGCEDYLDPLWCKKP, from the exons ATGGATGTCTCAGATGCAGTGCAATGGTGGGAGGAGTGGCAGCTGCGAATCCTCGTCCTGGGAAGCCTTTTCCTGCGCTACTTCCTTTACTTCGCCGCCCCTTTGCGTAAGCATTGTATCCCATCTTGGTTCAGATTCATAATATGGTTGGCCTACCTAGGCAACGATGCTCTAGCGATATATGCGCTGGCTGTCCTCTTCAACCGCCATAAGAAGCAAGAATGGGTTTCCGCCCACCGTGAGGATGCTAGCTTGGAGGCGTTGTGGGCACCCATCCTATTGGTGCACCTAGGTGGGGTGGATGCCATAACAGCCTATAACATAGAAGACAATGAGCTATGGAGGCGGCATATCCTAACATCATTATCTCAG GCCTCTGTAGCCATATATGTGTTCCAGAAGTCATGGTCAGGTGACAAGGGATTGTTGGGAGCAGCGATTTTGATTTTCCTTGCGGGATTTCTTAAGTGCTTTGAGAAACCAGTGGCCCTAAAGAGCGCTAGCATTAGCAGCCTCATGAACACTATTAGCCCAGATACCGAAGATGATTACGATATTACAGATGAGCTATACTATCCGTTTGTAGACATGGCACCCAGAAGATTTGGGGGGCGGGAGGAGAGTCTTCCAAAAACAAGACTTGTTCGGGGGTGCAAGCATGATGACTTGCGAACAGCTCTCTCCTTCGCCTTCCATCGACTCTACACCAAGGAACAAGTATCCAGCACCACGATGAAATTCATTGATCATATAACAGATTTAAAGCGCCTCCGTCGGAGGCGCGTATTTGGTTACTTGCTGCGGCTGGTGGTGAATCCGATGATATTCACGGCCCTCGGGCTCTTCCACACGAGCCACAGAAGAAGAGCTTACAACAGCGTCGACGTCAAGGTTACATACACTCTGCTGTCCTGCACTGCTAGTTTGGAGTACTTCGGATGCTTTTGGCATTGTGTTGTTAATTGTTTATCGTGTTATTGGGCCTATGTGACTCTTGTTCTTCATGTGAGCAGTCAGCAAAGTATATTCTCACCATGGCCTGATCGTATTGCCCAGTACAGCCTCATAGGATACTTGGCCAGCAAGAGGAAGCACAGGTTCCTCACCAGCATCACCGCCATCCTCGGCTGCGAGGACTACCTCGACCCGCTCTGGTGTAAGAAGCCGTAG
- the LOC120685045 gene encoding uncharacterized protein LOC120685045 translates to MSSPHLEVSPLRLRREAAAGNGRVGSPAPAWASCGVGFRCDRCSGLFCNNDVLELHHLVYHAATELVDSDTTSKWWSSNMRSGGLIPTATSNEHPRCIADGNELLQFHGTTVSCSLGSPRRPSL, encoded by the exons ATGAGTTCCCCGCACCTCGAGGTGTCGCCGCTCCGGCTCCGCCGCGAAGCAGCCGCCGGCAATGGCAGGGTGGGCTCGCCCGCTCCCGCTTGGGCCTCCTGCGGGGTCGGCTTCCGATGCGATCGTTGCAGCGGTCTCTTCTGCAACAACGACGTCCTGGAATTGCATCACCTCGTCTACCATGCCG CCACTGAGCTGGTGGACAGCGACACGACAAGCAAGTGGTGGAGCTCAAATATGAGGTCGGGTGGCCTAATCCCGACGGCAACGAGCAACGAGCACCCCCGCTGCATCGCCGACGGCAACGAGCTGCTCCAGTTCCACGGCACCACCGTCTCCTGCTCCCTCGGCTCGCCCCGCCGGCCCTCGCTGTAG
- the LOC120685954 gene encoding F-box protein At5g06550-like translates to MPGAFHSLLLPLQRKRKTKRRRRRRPSYSKGGTKPKNHLGAGGDPSFNLKASASTSPRDIGCLVQPLGNLLLSASPGANLRDAGLGALRPLPDDLLLDVLGLLPARALAALSVASKAFYVVAAHDPLWRALVLDELGGAFDFAGSWRATYIAAACGGRPHLIPPRALKIRGFYSDYLFQSWLCANMEMRHEWLARDTIERRRGVSVEQFIAEVEEPNRPVLLEGCIDGWPALQKWSREYLLEVSAGKEFAVGPVSMTLDRYFRYADNVQEERPLYLFDAKFAEKVLEMGRDYEVPVYFREDLFSVLGEERPDYRWVIIGPVGSGSSFHVDPNSTSAWNAIIKGAKKWVMFPPEVVPPGVHPSADGAEVTSPVSIMEWFMNFYGACKTWEKRPIECICRAGEVVFVPNGWWHLVINLEQEEYVERS, encoded by the exons ATGCCGGGCGCCTTCCACTCCCTCCTTCTACCCCTCCAACGGAAGCGCAAaaccaagcgccgccgccgccgccgccccagctaCTCAAAGGGGGGCACCAAACCCAAGAACCacctcggcgccggcggagaccCGTCCTTCAACCTGAAAGCCTCCGCGTCCACCTCCCCCCGGGACATCGGCTGCCTCGTGCAGCCGCTCGGCAACCTCCTCCTCTCCGCCTCCCCGGGCGCCAACCTCCGGGACGCGGGGCTCGGCGCGCTCCGCCCGCTCCCGGACGACCTGCTCCTCGACGTCCTGGGCCTCCTCCCGGcgcgcgccctcgccgcgctcTCGGTCGCGTCCAAGGCGTTCTACGTCGTCGCCGCGCACGACCCGCTCTGGCGCGCCCTCGTCCTcgacgagctcggcggcgcgttCGACTTCGCCGGGTCCTGGCGCGCCACCTACATCGCCGCGgcctgcggcggccggccccacctcatCCCCCCGCGCGCGCTCAAGATCAGGGGCTTCTACTCCGACTACCTCTTCCAGAGCTGGCTCTGCGCCAACATGGAGATGCGGCACGAGTGGCTCGCCCGGGACAccatcgagcgccgccgcggcgtgtcCGTCGAGCAGTTCATCGCCGAGGTCGAGGAGCCCAACAGGCCGGTGCTGCTGGAGGGGTGCATTGATGGCTGGCCAGCGTTGCAGAAATGGAGCAGGGAGTACCTGCTGGAGGTCTCGGCGGGTAAGGAGTTTGCGGTTGGGCCGGTGAGCATGACACTGGATAGGTACTTCAGGTATGCAGACAATGTGCAGGAGGAGAGGCCATTGTACCTCTTTGATGCGAAGTTTGCCGAGAAGGTGCTGGAGATGGGGAGGGATTATGAGGTGCCAGTGTACTTCAGGGAGGACCTGTTTAGTGTTCTTGGGGAAGAGAGGCCGGATTACAGATGGGTTATCATTGGACCGGTAGGGTCGGGTTCATCGTTCCATGTGGATCCTAACTCGACATCGGCATGGAATGCTATCATAAAGGGGGCCAAGAAGTGGGTGATGTTCCCACCAGAGGTTGTGCCGCCCGGTGTCCACCCTAGCGCGGATGGAGCAGAGGTCACTAGCCCTGTTTCTATCATGGAGTGGTTCATGAATTTCTATGGAGCTTGCAAGACCTGGGAGAAGAGGCCAATCGAGTGCATATGCCGAGCTGGGGAGGTTGTTTTTGTGCCTAATGGGTGGTGGCATTTGGTGATCAATCTTGAGCAG gaggAATATGTTGAACGTTCTTGA